Proteins encoded together in one Mobula birostris isolate sMobBir1 chromosome 7, sMobBir1.hap1, whole genome shotgun sequence window:
- the LOC140199973 gene encoding folate receptor beta-like, which translates to MLALLVLVLPLTLAADRDVLNICMDGKHHKTKPGFEGKLYRQCEPWREKACCTANTSIEAHDDQSYLYRFNWNHCGIMTERCKRHFIQDTCLYECSPNLGPWIQPVDQSWRKERILDVPICKSDCEGWWEDCRQDYTCKSNWHKGWDWSSGINNCPKDSKCMKFSEMFPTPQDLCEKVWSKSYKYTSHDRGSGKCIVLWFNAHVKPNPNKEVARYYAIQKGLISASRSVSPCHLVLLPLLLARALS; encoded by the exons ATGCTGGCGTTGCTGGTCTTGGTTCTGCCACTGACTCTGGCAGCAGACAGGGACGTCCTCAACATTTGCATGGATGGAAAACACCACAAGACAAAGCCGGGTTTCGAGGGGAAACTCTATCGTCAG TGTGAGCCATGGAGAGAGAAAGCCTGTTGTACAGCCAACACCAGCATAGAGGCACACGATGACCAGTCCTACCTCTACAGATTCAACTGGAATCACTGTGGCATCATGACGGAGAGATGCAAGAGGCACTTCATCCAGGACACCTGTCTTTACGAGTGCTCCCCCAACCTCGGCCCCTGGATTCAGCCG GTCGATCAGTCTTGGAGGAAAGAGCGAATCCTGGATGTTCCGATCTGTAAGAGTGACTGCGAAGGGTGGTGGGAGGACTGTCGACAGGACTACACCTGCAAATCCAACTGGCACAAGGGATGGGACTGGTCCTCTG GCATCAACAACTGTCCGAAAGACTCCAAGTGTATGAAGTTTTCAGAAATGTTCCCGACTCCCCAGGACCTCTGTGAGAAGGTGTGGAGCAAATCCTACAAGTACACCTCGCACGATCGGGGGAGCGGGAAGTGTATCGTCCTGTGGTTCAACGCGCATGTGAAGCCAAACCCCAACAAGGAGGTGGCGCGGTACTACGCTATTCAGAAGGGGCTGATATCGGCTTCAAGATCTGTCTCCCCATGTCATCTGGTCTTGCTGCCACTCCTCCTTGCTCGAGCCTTGTCCTAG